TCGGGAACCGGCTGAAAAGAACATCGCGGTGTGTCGCGAGGTCCAGACACGTATGGCTGCGGGCGCGATGCGCATTGCGGGAGACGCCGCAATGTCACAGGCTTTTAGGCTCGCCAATCTGGCGATGGATATTCAGCACGGTTGGGATCCGGAGAAAAGCAAACGTGGCCCGTTAAACTGGCGGCCGTTCCAGCTCGGTTTCATCCTGCTCGCGGCGGCATCGGTTGTGGACCGACAACATCCTGAACGCAAGTTCATGGACTTGCTCTGGTTTCCCACCGGCGGTGGCAAGACCGAGGCGTATCTTGCTCTGATTGCATTCCTCGCGTTTTTCAGACGCCTGTCCGCCGAAAACAGTCCGGACGAGGGTGATGGCGTCGCCGCGATCATGCGATACACGCTGCGGCTATTGACGACGCAGCAGTTCACACGCGCTGCTTCCGTCCTGCTTGCCTGCGAGGTGATTCGACGTGGGCGTATCCACGAGGCCGACGTGTCCCTTGGTGAGCTGGGACAAACTCCTTTTTCGATAGGGCTTTGGGTTGGCGGCGAGGCAGTACCGAACAGAGTAAGCGACGCTGCCGCCGCGCTGGGGGGCGCGCCAGATCAGCCGACGCCCAAACAGCTTGTGCAGTGCCCTGCCTGCCGGGAGCCGCTGACTTGGCAACACGACGAACCGGCCGATGCCATTCACGTACGATGCGAGAATGAAGAATGCCTCCTTTTTGATCCCGACGCCCCTCTCCCTGTCTGGACCGTGGACGAAGACGTGTATCGGATACGGCCGACACTGCTGATAGGCACTATTGACAAGTTTGCGCAGATCGTCCGACGCAAGGAAATCAATGGTCTCTTTGGCCTAAACACCGGCCAGACGCCCGATTTGATTCTCCAGGACGAGTTGCATCTGATCTCCGGACCGCTCGGCACGGTCGCCGGACTTTATGAAGCGGCTGTTGACCGTATGTTTTCGTCGAGCAGCAGTCGTCCGAAAATCATCGGGTCTACGGCCACAATTCGGCGTGCATCAGAACAGGTGGCTTCTCTGTTCGACCGCCAGACCGCACAGTTTCCACCGTCGTGTATCGACGCGGATGACTCTGCCTTTGCGGTGGTGGACCGGGCCGCACCTGGCCGCGAATACGTGGGTGTCACGACGGCGGGACGGTCGGCCAAATTCACTCTCCAGGCCGTAGCAGCATCCCTTCTTCAGTCCGCGTCCGGCGGCGCAACAGACGACGACGCCCGAGATCCGTACTGGACTCTGGTGTCGTATTTCAACTCGTTGCGCGAACTTGGCGGTGCACTCGTGCTGATGCAGGACGACGTTAACGACAGCCTTTCGCTCCTTGCGCAGCGGCGAAACGAGACATCTCGTCAACCCGAATTCATAGAGGAACTGACTTCGAGGCGCACTCAGGCCGAAGTCAGGGACATGCTGGACCGCCTCGCAATCCGCTGCGACGCCCAAGGAGCCCTCGATGTTGTCCTCGCGACCAACATGCTGAGCGTGGGAGTGGACATACCGCGTCTCGGCCTGATGCTCGTGAACGGTCAGCCCAAGGGCATTGCCGAATACATTCAAGCCACGAGCCGTGTGGGGCGCGGCGATGTACCCGGTCTCGTCGTCGCTGTGCTCAACAACGCAAAGGCCCGCGACCGATCGCACTACGAGAGCTTCCCAACTTGGCATGCGACGCTCTATCGAGATGTCGAACCGACGAGCGTTACGCCCTTCGCATCCCGGGCACGGGACCGGGCCCTGCACGCTGTGCTGGTGGCGCTGGTGCGGCATCTCGTTCCCGGTATGTTGGACAGACCCGCGCTGGACGACGATGCCGTCGAGGCTGCAAGGGACCTGATCAACGACATCGTTCAGAGATCCTCGGCGATTGATCCGCAGGAGACCGCCGTGCAGCTGGAGCTGGAACGCTGCCTCGACAAGTGGGAGTTCCGTGCCCCCAGCAGTTACTGGACGCGGCGGGTTGGCGGCTCCCTGTTGCAAGATGCGGAACGGGCTGCGACGCTCCGGGCGATGGGACGCTTGCCAGGAGAGGCTTGGCCGACATTGAACAATATGCGTAGCGTCGAGGCCTCAACGCGATTCAGACTCGCCGAACGGTTGCGAGAACGAGCACCAAGGGAAGAGGACGATGGCCAATAACCGACTCGGCGATTTGCGGAGAAGCGCCGCTGTCATGACATTCGGCCCGGGCTCGGTTGTGGACTTCCGTGCCGACGGTGCGCCTGTATCAGCCGTCTCGGCCGGACTTGAGGAATGGGATAAATCCTTCCCGCCGCCTGGTCTGGTCAACAGTCAACGGATCGCGGAGCCGAGGTTGCAGAGAAAGCTCTCCGTTGCAGGCTTTCGTCTGCCGCCTGTCGTCGACGAGAACTACCGGGACAAAGACGGCAATCCCGACCGCCGCACCCTCGTCGCGGCGCGGTTTCCAGAATGGCTTCAATGCCCGCAGTGTGACCGCCTCGCCCCGTCGGCCCGCTGGTCGCACGACCCCGGCCGGGCTTACCGTTATTGCGCGCCTTGTACGCGAAAGGCGCCTGGGCAACGCAAGGTCTTTGTGGTTCCGATCCGTTTCGTGATGGCATGTGCCAAGGGGCACCTGGACGATTTCCCGTGGCATATTTGGGTCGAGCACACAGAAGATTGTGAGAAAAAGGAGCGCGCCGATTTATTTCTGAGATCCCAACGACCGGGCTTAGCTGGGCTGATCCTGAGTTGCCGTGAATGCAACGCTCGACGATCCATGGACGGCGTTTTCAGCGCGCAGACATGGCGCGGCTTCCCTTGCCGAGGACGACGGCCGTGGCTCGCAGCTCCCAACGAAACATGCGACCGCGACCCGCGCACCGTGCAACGCGGCGCATCGAACCTCTACTTTCCGGTACTCGAGTCGGCACTGAGCATTCCCCCGTGGTCGGACGCACTTCAGGAAGCGCTCGGGGTCTACTGGAATTCGATTGTCAACACAAAGCCGGAAGACCGCGCCACGTTCATCCGCATTCTCGCCCAAGGCCAAGGCGAACTGGCGCCAGTTCTCAGGGAACTCGGCCTCAGCCCGGAGGAGTTGGGGCAGCAAATCGAAGACCGGCTTACTCGATACAATGATGATGCCATCTTGAATATACGCCAGGAGGAATATCGACAATTCCTGTTGGGGGCCGATACTGTAGGCACAGACGCACGTGAATTTGAAGTGCGGAATGTGCCTGTGCCCGACAGCTTGCGCCCCTTTCTAAGTCGCGTCGTCCGCGTTGTGCGGCTGCGCGAGGTACGTGCTTTAAAAGGCTTCACCCGCATTAATCCACCCGGAGACGAAGATAGTCCGGATATCGCCGCAATTTCCGTCCGCGAGCTGGATTGGCTTCCAGCGATCGAGGTTCGCGGTGAAGGTATTTTTCTGGCCTTTAATCAGCAGGCACTTGGCCTATGGGAAGTGCAGGAACTCGCGGTGCAGCGCGCGCGAAGTGTCCACGAGGCGTGGCGGATGGAATGGCGTCGGCGCCACGGGGATAGCGAACCCGCTTGGCAGATTACGCCGCGCTACTTGCTCGCCCATACTTTTGCCCATGCGCTCATGCGCCAGCTCACGCTGGAATGCGGGTACTCGACGGCGGCCCTGCGCGAGCGGCTCTATGTTAGCGATGGGAACGACGGCATGGCGGGCCTACTGATCTATACCGCCACCTCCGATTCGGACGGAACCCTTGGGGGTCTGCAACGGCAGGGGGAGGCCCACCGTATCCGACGAGCGGTCGAAGCGGCAATTGGGTCGATGGAATGGTGTTCTTCCGATCCCTTGTGCATCGAGGGCATGATCGCTGGTTCCGATGGGCTGTCCCTCGCCGCGTGCCACGCCTGTGTTCTTGCACCCGAAACTGCCTGTGAACAATACAACCGGTTTCTGGACAGAGCCGTGCTTTTGGGATTGCCGGCTGCGCCCGAAGTGGGTTTCTTCGCGCCACCAAAGGAGATTGCATGACATGGCGTTGATGTGGCCCCGTACATTGCCACCCGATGTTACGGGCAACACACTCCGGAGCACCGAGTGCGAGGTGTTCAGACGGTTGGAGGTTGTTCTTGATGATTCGTTCGTCGTCTTCTATTCGCGGCCTTGGCTCGGCCTCAAATCAGATGGTGAAGAGATCGACGGCGAATGCGATTTTATCGTCGCGCACGGCGAACTGGGGATGCTTACACTTGAGGTAAAGGGCGGTGCGGTTGCTTATGACCCGCGCACCAATCAGTGGACGAGCCGTGATCGTTGGAAGGTGACACACAACATCAAGAATCCGGTGCACCAGGCCAGAATTGCGAAATACGAGCTTCTAAAAAAGCTGAACACGTCTCCAGACTGGAAAGCCCGACGCATTCGGGCGCGCCACGGTGTTGTGCTTCCGCATTCCTCAACTCCGCAGGATGATCTCGGCCCAGATATGCCGCTGCGGATTTTCTGCTTCGCGGAGACATTCCAAGACGGATTCCAGGATTGGATTCTGAAACGCTTCGGCGAACCGCTGGCGAATGAAGGGCGCACCAGCAAGATGGGAGAAGACGGTCTCAAGGCGTTGGAGCAGTTCCTTGCGCGGCCGTTCCAGTTTCGCACGCCCCTTGGAACGCTATTGTCCCAAGACGATGCCGCTCTAGAGGTTCTCACGCAACAGCAGTTTCATATCCTGCGTGCGATTGAAGGCGTACCGCGCGTTGCGATCAGCGGCGCGGCAGGAACGGGGAAAACAGTGCTGGCAATGGAGGAAGCTAGGCGCTGCGCGGAAAGCGGGGCCCGCACCTTGTTCGTCTGCTATAACCGCGGTTTGGCAATCGAGGTCCGACGTCGCCTGAAGGACAGCCTGCCGGTTGCAGCGACGACGTTCCATGAGCTTTGCGCGGATTTGACCGTACGCGCGGGTGTCTCGCCTCCGGAAGGTGTTTCGGACAGACAGCTGTTTGAGGAAATCTGGCCGGAACACTTGATGGATGCATTCGAACGGCTTCCTGACGAAAGATACGATGCGATCATCGTTGACGAGGGACAGGATTTTTGGCCTCTGTGGTGGACGGCCGTCGAGGCAGGCCTGGGCAACGACGGTCTGAGGTTGCTTCGCATATTCTACGACAACAACCAGCGTGTGTACGCTAGTGCTAGCAATCTTCCCGAAGATGTTGATTTGGTCCCGATTCGCCTCACCCTGAACCTCCGGAACACACGGCGCATACACGAAATCGTGCGGCAACACTACAGAGGTCACGAGATCGAGCCGGTGGGTCCTGAAGGTGTCGATGTCCGCTGGATTAGAATCAATACGCTAGACGAGATCGGGCGTCGTATCTCCGAGTGCGTCGAGCGGCTTTACTCACTGGAACATGTGCCGCCTAGCAACATTGCTGTCCTCGGAGCCAACGAAACCGTGATCAAAAAGATCGGGCCGGGCAGCCGCGTGGGTAAGTTTCGTACGGTACGATGCGACCAACCGTCTAATGGGGGGATCGTCATGGACACCATCAGACGGTTCAAGGGTTTGGAGCGCGCGGTCGTCGTTATCGCTGCGACACCTGAAACTGTGACCGACAACGAACTGCCCTACGTCGCCCTCTCGCGAGCGCGCACACACTTGGTGATTGTTGGTACCGCAACAGTCCTCGACCGCATGCGTAGTATGACGGCTGCACCTATCCACTGATTGATCATTGTTCAATGTCGTGCACCGTTGATGTCCACGGAGCCAGCACAGACAGCAACCGAAGATGCTTCGCTAACGGGCTACGGCCGCGTAACATAACCCCATAGCGGTCAGACGCAGGGTAAGGAATGCAGCTCGTCCCTTTTACAAACGCTCACTCTGCTGATCTTTGGGTCGACGCGGTCTACCAAGGAGGCCGCACGGGGAACGCTGGGGACGACCCGTTGCCGCACCTTGTCCGCGTCAGCAACTCTGGTGGATTCCGGTATCGCGGTCAAGTCGACGAACTGGACCTGGTGGTCTTGACTTCTTCGGGCAAGGACCCAGACTGGCCGGACATGCTGGATCCGGAGACAGGTGTTTACACTTACTTCGGAGACAACAAAAGCGCTGGTCCGCTACACGAGACGCCCAGAAAGGGCAACGAGCTTCTTCGACGAATCTTCGATCTGGCGCATTCCGGCCTCGACGGACGCCGACAGGTACCTCCCATTTTCCTTTTCGAGAACACGGGTGAATGGAGAGATGTTAGATTTCTCGGACTAGCTGTTCCTGGCACCGCCGACCTCCGGGCATCTGAAGACCTTGTTGCCATCTGGAGGATTTCCAAAGGAAGTCGATTTCAGAACTATCGTGCCCGTTTCTCTGTTCTTAACACTCCAACGCTGTCACGGGCTTGGATAGAGGACATCATTGCCGGCAATCCCCACTCCTCCAACGCTCCTGAAGCATGGTCGACTTGGGTTCGAACCGGTCAACCGCGGTCGCTGTTCGCTACCAGATCACTAGAGTACAGGACCAAAGATGAACAAATTCCGAGACAGTCAAGAGACCTCGCCATCCTGAAAAGAGTTCACGAATACTTTCGAGAAAACTTTCACGCATTCGAGCGCTGTGCCGCCAAGTTTTCACGGCTACTTCTTCCCGATATCGCAGATATCGATTTGACACGGCCTTCTCGTGACGGCGGCCGCGACGGGATTGGAAGACTGCGCGTCGGGAGCGGACCATCCAGTATTTTGGTCGACTTTGCACTTGAGGCTAAGTGCTACAATGTTTCAGCAGGAGTAGGTGTAAAGGATATGTCTCGGTTGATTTCGCGACTGCGGCACCGACAGTTTGGCATTCTGGTAACAACCAGCTATGTTAACGTCCAAGCGTATCGAGAGATCAAAGAAGACCAGCATCCTATTATCGTCATCGCTGGCGTAGATATAGTAATGCTGTTGCGAAACGACGGTTACGCTGATCCAGGTTCGGTCCAAACGTGGCTAGAACAGAATTTCGTTCTTGAGAAGTAAACAAGCTTCGCGGTTGCCCTTCAGCCGAAAAAATCGGCAAATTGCCAATTGTTACAGAAGCGCCCGGAGGGCGAGTTCGCCCAGCGGAAGAACGTCATGATCGACTGGATGCTCCGCGAGAACCTCTGCACTCAGCTCCGGCGCGGGTCAAGCGCATTCTCGGAAGACACGGCCACCCACGTGACAAGCAGGGGAAGACCACCCGGGGCTGTGTTGGAACAGGCCGAAGCGCTATCCGCGGGCTGAGCTGCGTAAGCTGTGAATGTGCCGTGTGGCCCTGACAACGGGCCGAAGCGGAGCACCTAGCCGGCCTTGTACGCTACAGTAACCCTCTTCCCGATAAACCCGTTCCGGACTGGGACGCGGCGGAAGCCACATCGGCCCAGAAGAGCCGTCAGCCCCTATGTGCGGTTCCACATTGCATGACAACACCGATCTTGGCGGCTGCCGACCAAGGCACTAACACTTCCGTTTCCTCCATGATGAGTAATATTACTCATTATACTGAGTAAGAGACCGTACACACGACCCCGCGCCATGGACCTGCTCGCCCGGCTGCGGGAGCCGCGCCGTTTCCTCCAGATCATGACCGATGCGCGGCAGGTGGGCAAGACGACCCTGATCACACAGGTCGCCAGGCAGTCAGGACTGGCGCATCGCTTTGCCAGCGCGGACGAACCGACCTTGCGTGGACCGGAGTGGATAGCTCAACAGTGGGACGCGGCGAGGCTCATGGCGGACGATGCGGGTGCCGACGGTGCGCTGTTCCTCCTGGACGAGGTGCAGAAGGCGCCGAACTGGGCGGAAACGGTCAAACGCCTGTGGGATGAGGACACGCGGACCGGCCGCCGGCTCAAGGTGGTGCTGTCGGGTTCGGCGCAGCTTCTGATCGGACGGGATCTGACCGAGAGCCTTGCGGGGCGTTTCGAGCTCTTGCACCTTCCACACTGGAGCCTTCGCGAAATGCAGGCGGCTTTCGGTTGGTCCGCGGAGCAGTTCCTGTTCTACGGCGCCTATCCCGGTGCGGCGCCGCTGGCGAGACGGCCGGCCCGGTGGTCCCGCTACGTCCGCGACTCGCTCATCGAACCGACGATTGGCCGCGACGTGCTGCTGCTCTCCCGAGTGGACAAGCCGGCGTTGCTGCGCCGGTTGTTCGAACTGGGCTGTGCGTACTCGGGTCAGATCCTGTCCTACACCAAGATGCTGGGACAGCTCCGGACGCCGGCAACACCACGACGCTGGCTCACTACCTCGACCTGTTGGCCGGTGCGGGCATGTTGGCGGGTTTGCAGAAATATGCGGGTGCCACGGTGCGGTGGCGAGGTTCCAGCCCGAAGCTGCAAGTCCTCAATACGGCGCTGATGACCGCCGGATCAAGTCTCACCCTGGCACAGGCGCGCACGGACCGCGAGTTCTGGGGACGGCTGGTGGAGACCGCGGTGGGCGCGCATCTGGCGAATGCGGCGGCCTCGGGCACGTGCGAAGTCTTCTACTGGCGCGACCGCAACCGCGAGGTGGATTTCGTGGTGCGCGCGGGCCGGGCGGTGACGGCGATCGAAGTCAAGAGCGGCCGCACCCGCCAGACGCTGCCGGGAATGGCCGGCTTCGCCGAGGGTTTTCGCTCCGACCGCAGCCTGCTTGTGGGTGGTGACGGCATCGCCGCCGACGAGTTTCTGTCGAAGCCGGTGGAACACTGGGTGTGTCCATGACAGGAATCGCCGAAACCGTGTTCCCGCGGAGCCCCTAGGCCAGTCCTCCCAAACTTGCTAGAATCGTCGCTTCGGCACCACACGCCGTCGAAGCTCCGTTCCGAGCCGGAAACCGTCCGGAAATTCCGGCCATTTCCAGGGCGCTCAAGAAGACCGTAACCGGATTTGCGTGTCCGCACACGCCCGGACTGTTCGGGGGTGCGGGCGAAAGGGGAGAGCAACTGATGGACCTCGTCGCTTGCCGCGAGGCGGCGAATCTTCGGAACATCGCGATCATCGCGCACGTGGACCACGGCAAGACCACGCTGGTGGACGCGATGCTGTGGCAGAGCGGGACGTTCCGCGAGAACCAGGACGTGCGCGAGCGGGTGCTGGACTCCATGGACCTGGAGCGCGAGAAGGGCATCACGATCATGGCGAAGAACGCCTCCGTGACCTACCGCGGCGTCAAGGTCAACATCGCCGACACGCCGGGTCACGTGGATTTCGGGGGCGAGGTCGAACGCACCCTGCGCATGGTCGACGGGGTCATGCTGCTCGTGGACGCGGCGGAGGGGCCCATGCCCCAGACCCGCGCGGTGCTGGCGCAGGCGCTGGGACTGGGACTGCCGCCCATCGTGGTCATCAACAAGATCGACCGCCAGGACGCTCGCCCGGCGGAAGTCCTGAACGAGATCTACGACCTTTTCATCGACCTGGGCGCCACCGAGGAGCAGATCGAGTTTCCGGTCATCTACTCGGTCGCCCGACAGGGAAGATGCACCCCGTCGCCGGGCGGCGAGCTTACCGATCTGCGTCCGCTGTTCGAGGCGATCCTGGAGCACGTCCCGCCGCCCGCCGGGGAGCCGGACCGCCCGTTGCAGATCCTGGTCACCAACGTGGCGCCCGACGACTACCTCGGACCGCTGGCCATCGGCCGCGTGGTGGACGGCACGGTGCGGAACCGGCAGCCGGTGACCCTTTGCCGGCGTGACGGTTCGCAGACTCCGGCCGCGGTCGCGGAGCTGTTCATCTATGAAGGCCTCGGGCGCGTCCCGGTGCCGTCGGCCGGCCCCGGAGAGATCGTCGCGCTGGCGGGCATGAGCGGCATCGGGCTGGGGGAGAGCATCGCCGGCGGCGAGGACCCCAGGCCGCTGCCGGCGCTCGACGTGGAGGAACCGACGCTGTCGATGGAGTTCTCCATCAACGACTCCCCGTTCAGCGGAAAGGACGGCCGCTACCTGACCTCGCGCCAACTCCGGGCGCGTCTGCTCAAGGAGGCGGAGCACAACCTCGCCATCCGGGTGGAGCCCATCGAATCGTCCGACCGTTTCCTGGTGTACGGCCGGGGAGAATTGCAGCTCGCCGTCCTGATCGAGCAGATGCGGCGGGAAGGGTACGAGTTCTCGGTGGGCATGCCACGGGTGTTGACCCGCATGGTGGACGGTGCGGTCCACGAGCCATACGAGCTGGCCATCATCGAGACCGATGAGGAGTACCAGGGAATCGTGGTGCAGAAGCTCGGCGCGCGCAGGGGCGTCCTGGTCAAGCTGGCGGACCGCGGCTCGGGACGGGTCCGCCTGGAGATCGAGGTGCCCAGCCGCGGGCTGATCGGATACAGGACCGAGTTCCTCACCGACACCAAGGGCACGGGAACCCTCACGCACATGTTCGTCGGCTACCGGCCCTGGGCGGGCGACATCGTCCATCGTTCCACTGGCGCGCTGGTGGCCGACCGCAGGGGCCGCGTCACCGGTTATGCGATGGTCAACCTGCAGGAGCGCGGCGAGCTGTTCGTCGGGCCCACCGAGCCGGTGTACGGCGGCATGCTGGTGGGACAGAGCAGCCGCGACAAGGACATGGACGTGAACATCACCAAGGAGAAGAAGCTCACGAACATGCGCGCCTCCGTCCTCAAGGGCATCGAAAAGATCGTGCCTCCGCTGCGCATGTCCCTGGAGCAGGCCATCGAGTTCATCCGCCACGACGAGCTGATCGAAGTGACGCCGTGCAATCTCCGGCTGCGGAAGCGCCACCTGGACCCGAACGAACGGAGGTATCACGCCGTCCGTCAGGCCGACGTAGCCGCCGGCACCCACCCATAACCGCCGACTTGCCGTCGGCCGACCTTTCAATCAGCCGTACCCCAACCTTGCAATCAGCCGAAGCCGACGCACGCGGCGCTGCTCGAATAGGCAGGTCTTGACACGTCATGATTTGTCATGACATGTTCGAGCCATGTCCAAGACGCGTGAGAAATTCGCCACTCAGGTCAATTCCGAAATCTTGTCCACCATCCGCGCGATCGCCGAGCAGGAGGGCCGCCAGCTTCAGGCCCTCGTCGATGAGGCGCTGGCCGACCTGATCGAAAAACGAAAACACGGCCGGCCCCGGCCGCAGGTCATGGCAGCCTATCTCGCCAGCCATGACAAGTACGGCGAGCTCTACAAGAAGCTCGCCCAATGAGTGACTATCTTACGCTGGCTGAAGTCCTCGCCATTCACGCGGACCAGATCCAACGGTACGGAGGAACGGAAGGGATTCGGGATCCCGGTCTTCTGGAGGCGGCGCTCTATCGGCCGCAGACCGGCTACTACGCCGATCTCATCGAGGAAGCCGCCGCGTTGTGGGAGAGCCTCGCCCAGAACCATCCATTTCTTGACGGTAACAAGCGTGTGGCCTTTGCAGCCACGTACACGTTTCTCGCGATCAACGGAGCACGACTGACGGCGGACCCGGAAGAGGCCTACGCGTTCATCTCGGGGCTGTACGAATCCGGGAGGTTCCGTTTCGACGAGTTGGCGGCATGGCTCCGGCGCCATGTCGAAAGACCCCCTCAGGCGTCCGGCTCCTGGTAAAGCCTCTTGGCATTACCGCTCAGCACGGCTTCCTTGTCCTCCTCGGACAAGTCCTCGCGCGCCAGCAGTTCGTCGATCTCGTGGCGACACTTCGCCGCATCGAAGACTTCGTGCGGAAAGTCGCTGCCGAAGAGAAAGCCGTCCCGGCCGGCGTTCTGCACGGCGAAGCCGAGGCCGCCGTCGTCCACGTCGAAGCCGATGAAGATCCTTCCCTCGCGCATCTGTTTGCGGAAATAGTCGCTGGCTTTCTCCCCCAGCTTGGGGCCTCCGAGAATTTCGCCTTCCAGGTCCACCTGCATGTGGCCCTCGTGATGGGAACGGTCGAGCCGGTCCAGGAAGAAGGGCACCCAGGTGGAGCCCCCTTCGAGAAACCCCACGCGCAGCCCGGGGAACCGCTCGAAGACCCCGTGGGAGACCATGGCGGCCGCCTGGATCATGATGCCCATGGGATGCCCGATGGCGTGCACCGGATAGTAGGTGCTGAAGGTGTCCATGCCCAGGTGGTGCAGGGCGCCGACGTGCACCGCCAGGGAGCAGTTGAGCTTCTCCGCCTCCTCGTAGATGGGCCAGTAGAGCTTCGCTCCGAGGTGGTTCTGCAAGCCTTCTCCGTTGGAGGGCAGCATGGCTCCGATCATTCCCTGCTGCGTGACGGCGCGGTGCAGTTCCTCCACGGCCGCGTCCACGTCCTGGATCGGAATGAGGGCCACCCCCTTGAGCTTGGGGCTGCGGTTGAGGAACGTGTCGTAGAGCCAGTTGTTGTAGGCGCGGCAGGCGGCGATGGCCCATTCCATCGACACGAGCCGGCCCATGGCCAGGCCCCAGGTGGGATAGAGCACCGACCAGTCGATGCCCGTCTGCTCCAGGAACTCCAGCCACTCCTCCGGACCGGGATTGCCGAACTCCTTCTGCCCGAAGGACGGCTTCAGGTAGTGGAAATGGAGGTGGTCGAGCACGGGGAAGGTCTGCCACGCCCGGCAGCCCTTCGGCATGTACTTGACCAGTTCCTCGTTCCGGGCCAGTTCGTTCACGTGACCGTCGCCATCGATGACCTGCATGGAAAACCTCCCTTGACAGCGCCTGGGCAACTGTACTACTGACGGTTGTATACTGTTTTGTCGACAGTTTTGCACACTATTTTAAGGTGTCCGCCGTGTCAAGCTCTCGAAACAATCTCGTTCAGAAGGCCCTGGATCACCTCACCGGTG
Above is a window of Deltaproteobacteria bacterium DNA encoding:
- a CDS encoding type II toxin-antitoxin system death-on-curing family toxin, with protein sequence MSDYLTLAEVLAIHADQIQRYGGTEGIRDPGLLEAALYRPQTGYYADLIEEAAALWESLAQNHPFLDGNKRVAFAATYTFLAINGARLTADPEEAYAFISGLYESGRFRFDELAAWLRRHVERPPQASGSW
- the typA gene encoding translational GTPase TypA; amino-acid sequence: MDLVACREAANLRNIAIIAHVDHGKTTLVDAMLWQSGTFRENQDVRERVLDSMDLEREKGITIMAKNASVTYRGVKVNIADTPGHVDFGGEVERTLRMVDGVMLLVDAAEGPMPQTRAVLAQALGLGLPPIVVINKIDRQDARPAEVLNEIYDLFIDLGATEEQIEFPVIYSVARQGRCTPSPGGELTDLRPLFEAILEHVPPPAGEPDRPLQILVTNVAPDDYLGPLAIGRVVDGTVRNRQPVTLCRRDGSQTPAAVAELFIYEGLGRVPVPSAGPGEIVALAGMSGIGLGESIAGGEDPRPLPALDVEEPTLSMEFSINDSPFSGKDGRYLTSRQLRARLLKEAEHNLAIRVEPIESSDRFLVYGRGELQLAVLIEQMRREGYEFSVGMPRVLTRMVDGAVHEPYELAIIETDEEYQGIVVQKLGARRGVLVKLADRGSGRVRLEIEVPSRGLIGYRTEFLTDTKGTGTLTHMFVGYRPWAGDIVHRSTGALVADRRGRVTGYAMVNLQERGELFVGPTEPVYGGMLVGQSSRDKDMDVNITKEKKLTNMRASVLKGIEKIVPPLRMSLEQAIEFIRHDELIEVTPCNLRLRKRHLDPNERRYHAVRQADVAAGTHP
- a CDS encoding amidohydrolase family protein, translated to MQVIDGDGHVNELARNEELVKYMPKGCRAWQTFPVLDHLHFHYLKPSFGQKEFGNPGPEEWLEFLEQTGIDWSVLYPTWGLAMGRLVSMEWAIAACRAYNNWLYDTFLNRSPKLKGVALIPIQDVDAAVEELHRAVTQQGMIGAMLPSNGEGLQNHLGAKLYWPIYEEAEKLNCSLAVHVGALHHLGMDTFSTYYPVHAIGHPMGIMIQAAAMVSHGVFERFPGLRVGFLEGGSTWVPFFLDRLDRSHHEGHMQVDLEGEILGGPKLGEKASDYFRKQMREGRIFIGFDVDDGGLGFAVQNAGRDGFLFGSDFPHEVFDAAKCRHEIDELLAREDLSEEDKEAVLSGNAKRLYQEPDA